Proteins from a genomic interval of Methanoplanus endosymbiosus:
- a CDS encoding LL-diaminopimelate aminotransferase, with amino-acid sequence MYANRLDNLPPYLFAQIDALKAEKRAQGVDVIDLGVGDPDLPTPDHIVDSLCEAARDPSTHHYPDYTGMIEYREAVAEWYSTRFGVTLNPKTEVLALIGSKEGIAHVPEAFVNPGDYVLATDPGYPVYKTSTLFSEGKLWEMPLKEENEFLPVFEDIPKDVVKKAKLMFFGYPNNPTAAVAPLSFFEEVVEFAKENDIVAVHDNAYSEITFDGYKAPSFLEADGAKEVGMEMHSLSKTYNMTGWRLGMACGGEEFISGLGRVKTNVDSGAFDAIQRAGITALTSTQQCVADACDVYQERRDVLVNGLRDLGFEVTSPEATFYVWLKVSDSMGFAKKMLDDAGIVVTPGVGFGSNGDGYVRFAITRNIERIREAIERMRSVDF; translated from the coding sequence ATGTATGCAAACCGACTTGATAATCTTCCCCCATATCTTTTTGCTCAGATAGATGCGTTAAAGGCAGAAAAACGTGCGCAGGGAGTTGATGTGATTGATCTCGGCGTAGGAGATCCTGATCTTCCAACACCTGATCATATCGTTGATTCACTATGTGAGGCAGCAAGGGACCCTTCAACCCATCATTATCCTGATTACACCGGTATGATTGAATACCGTGAGGCTGTTGCTGAGTGGTACAGTACACGATTTGGTGTCACTTTAAATCCTAAAACTGAAGTTCTGGCACTTATAGGTTCTAAGGAGGGCATTGCCCACGTACCGGAGGCTTTTGTAAATCCGGGAGATTATGTCCTTGCAACAGATCCCGGATATCCGGTATATAAGACCTCAACCCTCTTTTCAGAAGGAAAACTCTGGGAGATGCCACTTAAGGAGGAGAATGAATTCCTTCCGGTATTTGAGGATATACCAAAGGATGTTGTAAAGAAAGCTAAACTAATGTTTTTTGGCTATCCGAACAATCCGACTGCCGCAGTTGCCCCTCTCTCATTCTTTGAGGAGGTTGTTGAATTTGCAAAGGAGAATGATATCGTTGCCGTTCATGACAATGCCTACTCTGAGATAACCTTTGACGGCTATAAAGCACCATCATTCCTTGAGGCAGACGGTGCAAAAGAGGTTGGAATGGAGATGCACTCCCTCTCAAAGACTTATAATATGACCGGATGGCGGCTTGGTATGGCATGCGGAGGGGAGGAGTTCATCTCCGGACTTGGCCGTGTTAAGACAAATGTTGACTCTGGTGCATTTGATGCCATACAGCGTGCCGGAATAACAGCTCTTACCTCCACGCAGCAGTGCGTTGCAGATGCCTGTGATGTGTACCAGGAGAGGCGTGATGTCCTGGTAAACGGTTTGAGAGATCTCGGTTTTGAAGTGACATCACCAGAGGCAACCTTCTATGTCTGGTTAAAGGTCAGTGATTCAATGGGATTTGCAAAGAAGATGCTTGATGATGCCGGTATTGTTGTGACTCCGGGAGTTGGTTTTGGCAGCAATGGTGACGGATATGTCAGATTTGCGATCACCAGAAACATTGAAAGAATAAGAGAGGCAATTGAAAGGATGAGGAGTGTTGACTTCTGA
- a CDS encoding DUF1894 domain-containing protein, with translation MNRCANKLSPEIIEDEISPDDAVEYINRRASEVYEMPEGFTIKGITILGEPPLYVGLKLKKKEILFYFKKPCFGTQLMKIKATEDEFDKIRAEGKRTK, from the coding sequence ATGAACAGGTGCGCCAATAAACTCAGCCCTGAAATTATTGAAGATGAGATCAGTCCCGATGATGCAGTTGAATATATCAACAGGAGAGCATCAGAAGTGTATGAAATGCCTGAAGGATTCACAATAAAGGGCATTACAATACTTGGAGAACCACCCCTGTATGTAGGACTGAAACTAAAGAAAAAGGAAATTCTCTTCTATTTTAAGAAACCCTGTTTTGGTACACAGTTGATGAAAATCAAAGCCACAGAAGATGAATTTGACAAAATAAGGGCAGAAGGGAAGAGAACAAAGTAA
- the fdhD gene encoding formate dehydrogenase accessory sulfurtransferase FdhD codes for MTVKIIQGILVNNNSVKEVDDLIVTEERVNIYLNNELLSTQVASPENLEELGAGFVISEGISEHIESVKTSGNEIYVEAELKRKLNPITCSSGGTCSDTPFRDVKSELRIKKSDIPKVTDEIVSDLWRQTGGVHYSVLFSEGKKITGFSDIGRHNTIDKVIGYTVLNRIDAGRCYIGSTGRQPSGMVSKLANAGIPVVITKAATTTDGIRVASDNGITLICFARGDRFTVYSHPERIEDLIIP; via the coding sequence ATGACAGTAAAAATTATACAGGGAATTCTTGTAAATAATAATTCCGTAAAAGAAGTTGATGATCTGATAGTTACAGAGGAGAGAGTGAATATCTACCTCAACAATGAACTTCTTTCAACACAGGTTGCATCACCGGAAAATCTTGAAGAGCTCGGTGCAGGATTTGTAATAAGTGAAGGAATTTCTGAACATATAGAGTCAGTTAAAACCAGCGGTAATGAAATTTACGTGGAAGCTGAACTTAAAAGAAAGTTAAACCCGATAACATGCTCTTCCGGGGGCACCTGCTCAGATACGCCCTTCAGAGATGTCAAATCAGAACTCAGAATTAAAAAATCGGACATTCCAAAGGTGACAGATGAGATCGTCTCAGATCTCTGGAGACAGACAGGCGGAGTACATTACTCAGTTCTGTTTTCAGAAGGCAAAAAGATCACCGGATTTTCAGATATCGGCCGGCACAACACCATTGACAAGGTAATAGGTTACACCGTACTAAACAGAATAGATGCAGGCAGATGCTACATCGGCAGTACAGGCAGGCAGCCATCAGGAATGGTCTCAAAACTGGCAAATGCCGGAATTCCGGTTGTGATTACAAAAGCAGCAACAACAACAGACGGAATAAGGGTTGCATCTGACAACGGGATAACACTCATCTGCTTTGCAAGGGGTGACAGATTTACAGTCTATTCCCACCCGGAAAGAATAGAAGACCTAATCATCCCATAA
- a CDS encoding DUF3656 domain-containing U32 family peptidase, which yields MPGRVADFLNCLIYAVTNNRIYGQSNILYHYMKQSSIPELLSPAGSAECLTAAVSAGADAVYLGGVKFGARRYASNFTEDELVSAVRFCHARGVKVYVTHNILVKESELGESLSELLFLSSIGVDAVLIQDVGILKLVKALIPGLTVHASTQMSVHTKEGVKWAEENGVERVVMARETSIDEVSAISASGDIHPGIEIFVHGALCYCYSGQCLISSLTGGRSGNRGICSQPCRRQFSLLCCGEDDNSDMQKCRPLMTRGDYLLSPKDLCLYENIPDIVRSGVKSLKIEGRMKDPSYVAIVTDRYRKAIDDSSRKNTKGSSASVIDHKSAAEDLMFAFNRGFTPGFLSGGNSGDMISYKKSGNAGVEVGTVQGYSRKNKTADIKLYGTLIPQANDGMMAKSGTEEEGFLMRAPFTLTGNSLKVRTPFVPETGSRVFITRRDALEKDAEGIIARDGSIPEKIPCTITLRFKGKIPVCSVSAIISGREFFSEIEGWFEMEMARGRPLTSKELKKIFSKTGGTQFIADEFIIDYPGRLFAPAGLLNELRRKLFSSLDDKIYNYFRPSEDEINSVRKNIEEFLRFTGSDGLTALPAGSSSGGLKPDNLSLMNTFDGGVLSPADDFMDKRSLFCIVSDYWGAMAAFSGGADTVCIEPFIVPGKKNTVQEILGLFNSVAGKKPEECRLIWKWPKITGKKFLDFAVPLIKELSVEGFSGIMAENAGDAFAIREVYPDIQICGGPGLNVFNSFSALSLGRYFNSVIVSSELAGDEIALMEKNLHRMDKRPASGIIVHGAAEISVSGINILSSVQEEESVCGGRYFLKDMKGHKFPVSIDGEKKTHIYNSFDTCLIDYLPEILGSGIDFIVVDSRYRPADYCGKICEIYKAYLNRSRGTSQSEPDDISSGETHRVRHSESLPSLKSRIKKMSPAGITSGHYTKGCE from the coding sequence ATGCCGGGCAGGGTAGCTGACTTTCTCAACTGTTTGATCTATGCAGTGACAAATAACCGGATATACGGGCAGAGCAATATATTATATCACTATATGAAGCAATCCTCTATCCCAGAACTATTATCTCCTGCCGGCTCTGCTGAATGCCTCACAGCAGCAGTTTCTGCCGGTGCGGACGCTGTCTATCTTGGCGGCGTTAAATTTGGTGCAAGGCGCTATGCCTCAAATTTCACAGAAGATGAACTTGTCAGCGCTGTAAGATTCTGCCATGCCCGTGGTGTAAAGGTATATGTTACTCACAATATTCTTGTGAAGGAGAGTGAACTCGGAGAGTCGCTCTCTGAACTTCTCTTCCTGTCTAGTATTGGTGTAGATGCTGTTTTAATTCAGGATGTCGGTATTTTGAAGCTTGTAAAGGCTCTGATTCCGGGTCTTACTGTTCATGCCTCTACACAGATGTCAGTACATACAAAGGAGGGTGTTAAATGGGCGGAGGAGAACGGAGTTGAGAGGGTCGTTATGGCAAGGGAGACTTCAATTGATGAGGTCTCTGCCATCTCCGCTTCAGGTGATATACATCCCGGAATTGAGATATTTGTACACGGGGCGTTATGCTACTGCTATTCCGGTCAGTGTCTCATCTCTTCACTTACGGGTGGGCGAAGCGGCAACCGGGGTATCTGTTCCCAGCCATGCCGCAGGCAGTTTTCACTCCTCTGCTGTGGGGAGGACGATAATTCAGATATGCAGAAATGCAGGCCCCTTATGACCAGGGGTGACTATCTCCTCTCTCCAAAAGATCTCTGTTTATATGAGAATATCCCGGATATTGTAAGATCCGGAGTTAAATCCCTTAAAATAGAAGGGCGCATGAAAGATCCTTCATATGTTGCCATTGTAACAGACAGGTACAGGAAAGCCATTGATGACTCTTCCCGGAAAAATACCAAAGGCAGCTCTGCATCCGTAATTGATCACAAATCCGCGGCTGAGGATCTTATGTTTGCATTTAACAGGGGGTTCACACCCGGATTTTTGTCCGGAGGCAACTCCGGTGATATGATCTCCTATAAAAAATCCGGCAATGCCGGTGTTGAGGTAGGGACTGTCCAGGGTTATAGCCGGAAGAACAAAACTGCCGACATAAAGCTCTATGGTACATTAATTCCGCAGGCAAATGATGGGATGATGGCCAAATCGGGAACGGAAGAGGAAGGATTTCTTATGAGAGCGCCTTTTACCCTGACAGGAAATTCCCTGAAAGTGAGGACACCCTTTGTTCCGGAAACCGGAAGCCGTGTATTTATTACAAGGAGGGATGCGCTTGAGAAGGATGCTGAGGGTATAATTGCCCGTGACGGCAGTATTCCGGAGAAGATACCCTGCACTATCACTCTCAGATTTAAAGGAAAAATTCCTGTATGCTCAGTGTCGGCTATAATTTCCGGGCGTGAATTCTTCTCTGAAATTGAGGGCTGGTTTGAGATGGAGATGGCAAGGGGCCGGCCTCTCACCTCCAAAGAACTAAAGAAAATATTCTCCAAGACGGGCGGAACTCAGTTTATTGCTGATGAATTTATTATAGATTATCCGGGCAGGCTTTTTGCGCCGGCAGGGCTGTTAAATGAGCTGAGAAGAAAGCTTTTCTCTTCACTGGACGATAAAATTTATAATTATTTCAGGCCATCTGAAGATGAGATCAATTCGGTCCGGAAAAATATAGAGGAATTTTTGAGATTTACAGGGTCTGACGGGCTTACTGCTCTGCCTGCCGGTTCTTCATCCGGCGGTCTTAAGCCTGATAATTTATCTCTTATGAATACTTTTGATGGCGGAGTACTTTCGCCGGCAGATGATTTTATGGATAAGAGATCTCTCTTCTGCATAGTAAGCGATTACTGGGGTGCTATGGCGGCATTTTCGGGTGGTGCGGATACTGTATGTATCGAACCGTTTATAGTTCCCGGTAAGAAGAATACAGTGCAGGAGATTTTGGGCTTATTTAATTCGGTTGCCGGCAAAAAGCCTGAAGAATGCAGGTTGATCTGGAAATGGCCGAAAATTACCGGTAAGAAATTCCTTGACTTTGCAGTTCCGCTGATAAAAGAACTTTCTGTTGAGGGATTTTCCGGCATAATGGCCGAGAATGCCGGGGACGCATTTGCCATACGGGAGGTATATCCTGATATTCAGATCTGCGGAGGGCCGGGACTCAATGTCTTCAACAGTTTTTCTGCACTCAGTCTTGGCAGGTACTTTAACTCTGTCATAGTTTCATCCGAGCTTGCAGGGGATGAGATAGCTCTGATGGAGAAGAATCTTCACCGGATGGATAAGAGGCCGGCATCCGGAATTATTGTGCATGGTGCGGCTGAAATTTCAGTTTCAGGGATTAATATTCTCTCCTCAGTTCAGGAGGAAGAATCTGTGTGCGGGGGCAGGTATTTCTTAAAGGATATGAAGGGTCATAAATTCCCTGTCAGTATTGACGGTGAGAAGAAGACGCATATCTACAACTCATTTGATACATGCCTGATAGATTATCTGCCTGAGATCTTAGGCTCAGGAATTGATTTCATAGTTGTTGACTCCAGATACAGACCTGCTGATTACTGCGGGAAGATCTGTGAGATTTATAAAGCATATCTTAACAGGAGCAGAGGTACTTCACAGTCAGAACCGGATGATATTTCATCGGGAGAAACGCACAGGGTTCGCCATTCTGAATCTCTTCCGTCCCTGAAATCCAGAATAAAAAAGATGTCTCCTGCCGGGATAACATCCGGACATTACACAAAAGGGTGTGAATGA